Proteins encoded in a region of the Streptomyces akebiae genome:
- a CDS encoding universal stress protein, which translates to MSRVVAVGLDGSSESRAAADWAAREARMYSVALRVVHADDLPPHAYVPFAGEQIAPLGADRSAALLRESVARLAHRHPGLPIEGERLPGHPASALVAVAEGSELLALGSRGLGRAAGFLLGSVAAAVVARAGRPVVLVRAEAASEYRTDASGTATTAYRDVVLGLDLGDPDDTVIAFAFDAAARRATGLRVVHGRGTPRPGDSGTAGGEQEPSALLAPWRDKFPGVEVTEEAVVGRAGARLVDASLDASLVVVGRRVRRAPLAPHVGPVTYAVVRRSVAPVAVVPHL; encoded by the coding sequence ATGTCCCGTGTCGTCGCCGTGGGGCTGGACGGATCGTCGGAGAGCCGCGCGGCCGCGGACTGGGCCGCTCGTGAAGCCCGGATGTACTCCGTCGCCCTTCGGGTCGTGCACGCCGACGACCTGCCCCCGCACGCTTACGTGCCCTTCGCCGGCGAACAGATCGCTCCGCTCGGCGCGGACCGTTCCGCCGCGCTGCTGCGCGAGTCGGTCGCCCGGCTGGCCCACCGCCACCCCGGCCTGCCGATCGAGGGCGAGCGACTGCCCGGGCACCCCGCGTCGGCCCTGGTCGCCGTGGCCGAGGGCAGCGAGTTGCTGGCGCTCGGGTCACGGGGTCTGGGCAGGGCCGCCGGGTTCCTGCTCGGCTCCGTCGCGGCGGCCGTGGTGGCGCGGGCCGGACGGCCGGTCGTCCTCGTCCGCGCCGAAGCCGCGAGCGAGTACCGGACCGACGCGTCCGGGACCGCGACGACCGCCTACCGGGACGTCGTGCTGGGGCTGGACCTCGGCGATCCCGACGACACGGTCATCGCGTTCGCCTTCGACGCGGCCGCACGGCGTGCGACGGGACTGCGCGTCGTCCACGGCCGCGGCACGCCGCGGCCCGGCGACAGCGGGACGGCCGGGGGCGAACAGGAGCCGTCCGCCCTCCTCGCACCCTGGCGGGACAAGTTCCCTGGTGTGGAGGTGACCGAGGAGGCCGTGGTCGGCAGGGCCGGAGCGCGTCTGGTGGACGCCTCCCTCGACGCCTCCCTGGTGGTCGTCGGCCGCCGCGTCCGCCGGGCCCCGTTGGCCCCGCACGTCGGCCCCGTGACCTACGCGGTCGTACGGCGCTCCGTCGCCCCGGTCGCCGTCGTCCCGCACCTCTGA
- a CDS encoding universal stress protein, with protein MTHNDVVVGVDGTLSSTRALDWAAGEAIRRGAELRLVCAASDRDEAAPILGAAVARVHERHPGLPVRTVAAEGGAVRELARQSADAALTVVGTRGMGRAAGLLLGSVSLRLSRRVRGPLLVVRGDHPCDKGREVVLGLEDDTDERAAVYAFEEARRRGAHLRVLHSWSHRHVTPALPPLVPTEGRRRDPATSYERVEEAVPRFALAALRERYADVPVKAVTVRTSAPEALLESTREAGLVVVGSHHRTSPVAPHHTQVAPVLLRRAHCPVVVVPAA; from the coding sequence ATGACCCACAACGATGTGGTCGTAGGAGTGGACGGCACCCTGTCCTCCACCAGGGCCCTGGACTGGGCCGCCGGGGAAGCGATCCGGCGCGGTGCCGAGCTGCGTCTGGTGTGCGCCGCTTCCGACCGCGACGAGGCCGCGCCGATCCTCGGGGCCGCCGTCGCGCGCGTCCACGAGCGGCACCCCGGTCTTCCGGTCCGGACCGTCGCGGCCGAGGGCGGCGCCGTGCGGGAGCTGGCCCGGCAGAGCGCCGACGCGGCGCTCACCGTCGTGGGCACCCGGGGCATGGGGCGCGCCGCCGGTCTGCTGCTGGGATCGGTCAGTCTGCGGCTGTCCCGTCGCGTGCGGGGTCCGCTGCTCGTCGTGCGCGGGGACCACCCGTGCGACAAAGGGCGCGAGGTGGTGCTCGGCCTGGAGGACGACACGGACGAGCGGGCCGCCGTCTACGCCTTCGAGGAGGCCCGCCGACGCGGCGCCCACCTGCGCGTCCTGCACTCCTGGTCCCACCGCCACGTCACGCCCGCACTGCCGCCGCTGGTGCCCACCGAGGGCCGGCGACGGGACCCGGCCACCTCCTACGAGCGCGTCGAGGAGGCCGTCCCGCGGTTCGCCCTCGCCGCACTGCGGGAGCGGTACGCCGATGTCCCGGTGAAGGCCGTCACGGTGCGCACGAGCGCGCCCGAGGCGTTGCTGGAGTCGACCCGCGAGGCCGGTCTGGTGGTCGTAGGCTCGCACCACCGGACGTCCCCCGTCGCCCCGCACCACACACAGGTCGCCCCCGTCCTGCTGCGCCGGGCGCACTGCCCGGTGGTCGTCGTCCCCGCCGCGTGA
- the ppk2 gene encoding polyphosphate kinase 2, which translates to MAGKKATRVSRAAYEKELLRLQTELVKLQEWVRAEGARLVVVFEGRDAAGKGGTIKRVAEHLNPRVARIAALPKPTERERTQWYFQRYVEQLPAAGEIVLFDRSWYNRAGVEHVMGFCTKEEYQLFMRQCPIFERMLIEDGILLRKYWFSVSDTEQQERFRRRLEDPLRRWKLSPMDLESLTRWEAYSRAKDEMMVHTDIAEAPWYVVESDDKRRARLNMIAHLLASVPYSEVPPPVLELPARPPSTGYERPPRDLRTYVPDHAAGV; encoded by the coding sequence ATGGCCGGCAAGAAGGCGACGAGGGTGTCGCGTGCGGCGTACGAGAAGGAACTGCTGCGACTGCAGACGGAGTTGGTGAAACTCCAGGAGTGGGTGCGGGCCGAGGGCGCCCGGCTGGTCGTGGTCTTCGAGGGGCGTGACGCGGCGGGCAAGGGCGGCACGATCAAGCGGGTCGCCGAACACCTCAACCCCCGTGTCGCCAGGATCGCGGCCCTCCCCAAGCCGACGGAGCGCGAGCGCACCCAGTGGTACTTCCAGCGGTATGTCGAGCAGTTGCCGGCGGCCGGGGAGATCGTGCTGTTCGACCGGTCCTGGTACAACCGGGCCGGTGTGGAGCACGTCATGGGCTTCTGCACCAAAGAGGAATACCAGCTGTTCATGCGGCAATGCCCCATTTTCGAGCGCATGTTGATCGAGGACGGGATCCTGCTGCGCAAGTACTGGTTCTCGGTGAGCGACACCGAGCAGCAGGAGCGCTTCCGGCGGCGCCTGGAGGACCCGCTGCGGCGCTGGAAGCTCTCGCCGATGGACCTGGAGTCGCTCACCCGCTGGGAGGCGTACTCGCGGGCCAAGGACGAGATGATGGTGCACACCGACATCGCCGAGGCGCCGTGGTACGTCGTGGAGAGCGACGACAAGCGCCGGGCCCGGCTGAACATGATCGCCCATCTGCTGGCGTCGGTGCCGTACAGCGAGGTGCCGCCCCCGGTGCTGGAACTGCCGGCGCGCCCGCCGTCGACCGGCTACGAGCGCCCGCCGCGCGATCTGCGGACGTACGTCCCGGATCACGCGGCGGGTGTGTGA
- a CDS encoding universal stress protein, translating into MNRTVTVGLDGSRESRSAAEWAAREAQLLGVPLKLVHVWEPVPVPMAQAPLLGAETQQHWTERVPREAAEGIRLRHPGLEVVIEHVSGRPAEVLVDEAKHAELLVLGSRGLSGIGGFMVGSVGLAVVAHAERPTVLVRAEELAADEHEMDPAGIPSAATPFRPVVLGLDVESPDEELIEFAFAAAARRGTSLRVVHGWNPPPYYAYGLSVDLELHGALARRETTALAEVLSPWREKHPNVEVTEESHYGTPGNHLVDASREASLVVVGRRIRRNPFGAHIGPVAHAVLHHSAAPVAVVPHN; encoded by the coding sequence ATGAACCGCACCGTCACCGTCGGCCTCGACGGCTCCCGCGAGAGCCGCTCGGCGGCCGAGTGGGCGGCCCGCGAGGCACAACTGCTCGGCGTGCCGCTGAAGCTGGTGCACGTCTGGGAGCCCGTCCCGGTCCCGATGGCGCAGGCACCGCTGCTCGGCGCGGAGACCCAGCAGCACTGGACCGAGCGCGTCCCCCGCGAGGCCGCCGAGGGCATCCGCCTGCGCCACCCGGGGCTCGAGGTCGTCATCGAGCACGTCTCCGGTCGCCCCGCCGAGGTACTGGTCGACGAGGCGAAGCACGCCGAGCTGCTGGTCCTGGGCTCCCGCGGGCTGAGCGGCATCGGCGGTTTCATGGTCGGCTCGGTCGGACTGGCGGTCGTGGCGCACGCCGAACGGCCGACCGTCCTGGTCCGCGCCGAGGAACTGGCCGCCGACGAGCACGAGATGGACCCGGCCGGCATCCCGTCCGCGGCGACACCGTTCCGTCCCGTCGTCCTCGGCCTCGACGTCGAGAGCCCCGACGAGGAACTGATCGAGTTCGCCTTCGCGGCGGCCGCCCGCCGCGGCACCTCCCTGCGGGTCGTGCACGGCTGGAACCCGCCCCCCTACTACGCGTACGGCCTCTCCGTCGACCTCGAACTCCACGGCGCCCTCGCCCGCCGCGAGACCACCGCCCTGGCCGAGGTCCTGAGCCCGTGGCGCGAGAAGCACCCGAACGTCGAGGTCACCGAGGAGTCGCACTACGGCACCCCCGGCAACCACCTCGTCGACGCGTCCCGCGAGGCCTCCCTGGTCGTCGTGGGCCGCCGGATCCGCCGCAACCCGTTCGGCGCCCACATCGGCCCCGTCGCCCACGCGGTCCTGCACCACAGCGCCGCCCCCGTCGCCGTCGTCCCGCACAACTGA
- a CDS encoding STAS domain-containing protein — MDDEPTRSSAYHTTRSAAGSTIVSLHGELDLLAVSALSAALDALTAVSRPDVVLDLRPVSFIDCSGLGLLCRAQSRIRARHGRLRLVTSASTFRRLLRCTGLSGAFEVHPNLPEALADGAPVARAAASRG, encoded by the coding sequence ATGGACGACGAACCCACGAGGTCCTCCGCGTATCACACGACCCGGAGCGCCGCCGGCAGCACGATCGTGTCGCTGCACGGCGAACTCGACCTTCTGGCGGTTTCCGCGCTCTCGGCGGCCCTGGACGCCCTGACGGCGGTGTCCCGCCCCGATGTGGTGCTCGACCTGCGTCCCGTGTCCTTCATCGACTGCTCCGGGCTCGGCCTGCTGTGCCGGGCACAGAGCCGGATCCGTGCGCGGCACGGCCGGCTGCGGCTGGTCACGTCCGCGAGCACCTTCCGGCGGCTGCTGCGGTGCACGGGGCTGAGCGGCGCCTTCGAGGTGCACCCCAACCTGCCGGAGGCGCTCGCCGACGGGGCACCGGTGGCACGGGCCGCGGCCTCACGCGGGTGA
- a CDS encoding phosphoketolase family protein, translating to MTQVEHQNVTVLSDDELRTLDAHWRAANYLAAGQIYLMANPLLTEPLLPEHIKPRLLGHWGTSPGLNLVYTHLNRVIKARDLDALCVWGPGHGGPSVLAGSWLDGSYSETYPDVTRDAPGMERLFRQFSFPGGVPSHVAPEVPGSIHEGGELGYSLAHAYGAAFDNPDLLVACVIGDGEAETGPLAASWHSNKFLDPVHDGAVLPILHLNGYKIANPTVLSRLPQAELDALLRGYGHAPLHVTGDDPATVHRALAHAFDEALDRIALMQRTARDDGVAERVHWPMIVLRTPKGWTGPAEVDGQPVEGTWRAHQVPLAGVRENPEHLRQLEAWLRSYKPRELFGPDGRPVDDVLACVPSGARRLGATPHANGGLLVRDLPVPSLDDFAVPVDKPGTTLHEPTRVLGDLLAQVMKDTRLRRDFRVVGPDETASNRLQAVFDASGKAWQAEHLPVDEHLDRHGRVLEILSEHLCQGWLEGYLLTGRHGLFSCYEAFVHIVDSMVNQHIKWLRTSRELPWRAPIASLNYLLTSHVWRQDHNGFSHQDPGFVDHVLNKSPEVVRVYLPPDANTLLSVADHALRSRDYVNVIVAGKQPCFDWLSIDQARAHCARGAGIWEWAGSENGGEPDVVLACAGDVPTQEVLAAAQLLRRHLPQLAVRVVNVVDMTRLLPREEHPHGMTDFEYDGLFTTDKPVIFAYHGYPWLIHRLAYRRAGHGNTHVRGYKESGTTTTPFDMVVRNDLDRYRLVMDVIDRVPGLAVRAAAVRQQMADVRTRHHAWIREHGTDLPEIADWHWA from the coding sequence ATGACCCAGGTCGAACACCAGAACGTCACCGTACTTTCCGACGACGAACTGCGCACCCTGGACGCCCACTGGCGGGCCGCCAACTACCTGGCGGCCGGGCAGATCTATCTGATGGCCAACCCCCTGCTCACCGAGCCGCTGCTCCCGGAACACATCAAGCCGCGGCTGCTCGGGCACTGGGGCACCTCCCCGGGCCTGAACCTCGTCTACACCCACCTCAACCGCGTGATCAAAGCGCGCGACCTGGACGCCCTCTGCGTGTGGGGACCCGGGCACGGCGGGCCGTCCGTGCTGGCCGGCTCCTGGCTGGACGGCAGCTACAGCGAGACCTACCCGGACGTCACCCGCGACGCCCCCGGCATGGAACGGCTCTTCCGGCAGTTCTCCTTCCCCGGCGGGGTACCGAGCCATGTGGCACCGGAGGTCCCGGGCTCGATCCACGAGGGCGGTGAGCTCGGCTACTCCCTCGCCCACGCCTACGGCGCCGCGTTCGACAACCCCGACCTGCTGGTGGCCTGCGTCATCGGGGACGGCGAGGCGGAGACCGGGCCGCTGGCCGCCTCCTGGCACTCCAACAAGTTCCTCGACCCGGTCCACGACGGCGCCGTCCTGCCGATCCTCCACCTCAACGGCTACAAGATCGCCAACCCGACCGTGCTCTCGCGCCTGCCCCAGGCCGAACTCGACGCCCTGCTGCGCGGCTACGGCCACGCCCCCCTCCACGTCACCGGAGACGACCCGGCCACCGTGCACCGCGCCCTGGCCCACGCCTTCGACGAGGCGCTGGACCGGATCGCCCTGATGCAGCGCACGGCACGCGATGACGGCGTCGCCGAACGTGTGCACTGGCCGATGATCGTGCTGCGCACCCCGAAGGGCTGGACCGGCCCCGCCGAGGTCGACGGCCAACCGGTCGAGGGCACCTGGCGTGCCCACCAGGTTCCGCTCGCCGGGGTGCGGGAGAACCCCGAGCACCTGCGACAGCTGGAGGCATGGCTGCGCTCGTACAAACCTCGGGAGCTGTTCGGCCCGGACGGACGGCCCGTCGACGACGTCCTCGCCTGCGTCCCCTCCGGCGCCAGGCGACTGGGCGCCACCCCGCACGCCAACGGCGGACTCCTCGTCCGCGATCTGCCCGTGCCTTCCCTGGACGACTTCGCCGTCCCCGTCGACAAGCCGGGCACGACGCTCCACGAGCCGACCCGGGTCCTCGGTGACCTCCTGGCCCAGGTGATGAAGGACACCCGCCTGCGCCGGGACTTCCGGGTCGTCGGACCGGACGAGACCGCCTCCAACCGCCTGCAGGCCGTCTTCGACGCCAGCGGCAAGGCCTGGCAGGCCGAGCACCTCCCCGTCGACGAACACCTCGACCGGCACGGACGGGTCCTGGAGATCCTCTCCGAACACCTCTGCCAGGGCTGGCTGGAGGGCTACCTCCTCACCGGCCGGCACGGACTGTTCTCCTGCTACGAGGCGTTCGTGCACATCGTCGACTCCATGGTCAACCAGCACATCAAGTGGCTCAGGACGTCGCGGGAGTTGCCCTGGCGGGCCCCCATCGCCTCCCTCAACTACCTGCTCACCTCGCACGTCTGGCGCCAGGACCACAACGGCTTCTCCCACCAGGACCCCGGCTTCGTCGACCACGTCCTCAACAAGAGCCCCGAGGTCGTACGCGTCTACCTGCCCCCGGACGCCAACACACTCCTCTCCGTCGCCGACCACGCCCTGCGCAGCCGCGACTACGTCAACGTGATCGTCGCCGGCAAACAGCCCTGCTTCGACTGGCTCTCCATCGACCAGGCCCGCGCCCACTGCGCACGCGGCGCCGGGATCTGGGAGTGGGCGGGCAGCGAGAACGGCGGCGAACCCGACGTCGTCCTCGCCTGCGCCGGAGACGTGCCCACGCAGGAGGTCCTGGCCGCCGCGCAGCTGCTGCGCCGCCATCTGCCCCAGCTCGCCGTCCGCGTGGTCAACGTCGTCGACATGACCCGGCTGCTGCCGCGCGAGGAGCACCCGCACGGCATGACCGACTTCGAGTACGACGGCCTGTTCACCACCGACAAGCCGGTGATCTTCGCCTACCACGGCTATCCGTGGCTCATCCACCGCCTCGCCTACCGCCGCGCGGGCCACGGCAACACGCACGTCCGCGGCTACAAGGAGTCGGGGACGACGACCACACCGTTCGACATGGTCGTCCGCAACGACCTCGACCGCTACCGCCTGGTCATGGACGTCATCGACCGCGTCCCCGGGCTCGCCGTCCGCGCCGCCGCCGTACGCCAGCAGATGGCGGACGTGCGCACCCGCCACCACGCGTGGATCCGCGAGCACGGCACCGATCTGCCGGAGATCGCCGACTGGCACTGGGCCTGA
- a CDS encoding universal stress protein, producing the protein MTHDLPIVVGVDGSEPSLRAVDWAADEAALRGTPLRLVYASLWERYEGAHLAEDVGGTSEGVRAEVIVESAAQRAGQRRPEVKITTEVVPEEPEYTLLRESRTASLLVTGTRGRSSLTEALLGSVSLTVAAHAHCPMVVVRGSHDNRALPTTHGRIVVGVGEHPTSSAAVRFAFDEARRRGAEVEAVRAWRCPAHESTDHPLLTGEPARLHEERAVEGLEEALRKAPDDVRLRRRTVEGHARIALSDASRDADLLVVGARRRQRHFGLQLGRVTHGVLHHSACPVVIVPEPE; encoded by the coding sequence ATGACGCACGACCTGCCGATCGTCGTCGGCGTGGACGGCTCCGAGCCGAGCCTGCGGGCCGTGGACTGGGCCGCCGACGAGGCCGCGCTGCGCGGGACACCGCTGCGGCTGGTCTACGCCTCACTGTGGGAGCGGTACGAGGGCGCCCACCTCGCCGAGGACGTCGGCGGGACGTCCGAAGGGGTGCGGGCGGAGGTGATCGTGGAGAGCGCCGCCCAGCGGGCCGGCCAGCGCCGCCCGGAGGTGAAGATCACCACCGAGGTGGTGCCGGAGGAGCCCGAGTACACCCTGCTGCGGGAGAGCCGCACCGCCTCCCTGCTGGTGACGGGCACCCGCGGCCGCAGCAGCCTCACCGAGGCGCTCCTGGGCTCGGTGAGCCTGACGGTGGCCGCGCACGCGCACTGCCCGATGGTCGTCGTACGCGGCAGCCACGACAACCGGGCCCTGCCCACCACGCACGGCCGGATCGTCGTCGGCGTCGGTGAGCACCCGACGTCATCGGCGGCGGTGCGGTTCGCCTTCGACGAGGCCCGGCGGCGCGGGGCCGAGGTCGAGGCGGTCAGGGCCTGGCGGTGCCCCGCGCACGAGAGCACCGATCATCCGCTGCTCACCGGGGAGCCGGCGCGGCTGCACGAGGAACGGGCCGTGGAAGGCCTGGAGGAGGCTCTCCGGAAGGCTCCCGACGACGTCCGGCTGCGCCGCCGTACCGTCGAGGGCCATGCCCGGATCGCCCTGTCGGACGCCTCCCGCGACGCCGACCTCCTCGTCGTGGGAGCCAGGCGTCGCCAGCGCCACTTCGGACTCCAGCTGGGCCGGGTGACACACGGGGTGCTGCACCACTCCGCCTGCCCGGTCGTGATCGTGCCCGAGCCGGAGTGA
- the ppdK gene encoding pyruvate, phosphate dikinase: MVRYVYDFAEGGRDMADLLGGKGANLAEMTRLGLPVPPGFTVTTEACRAFLATGAEPEGMTAEISRHLTAVERAAGRSLGQRDDPLLLSVRSGARFSMPGMMETVLDIGLNDESVQGLAKTSGNERFAWDSYRRLVQMFGSTVMGVDTALFEGTITLLKEAREVQDDVQLDAGDLAWLVETYKSLIRDETGQDFPQSPAEQLRLAVLAVFRSWNGERARLYRKREHIPEDLGTAVTVQRMVFGNLGADSGSGVAFTRDPATGRPGLYGDYLSNAQGEDVVAGIRNTVPLTDLERLDPESYRRLCDHMGTLERHYRDLCDIEFTIERGTLWMLQTRVGKRTAEAAFAIAAELAEEGLITPDEALARVSGDGLARLMFPRFDTAATGDALAHGIPASPGAAVGAAVFDSAEAVRRAAAGEKVVLVRQETTPDDLPGMLAAQAVLTSRGGKTSHAAVVARGMGKVCVCGAEELTVNTDARRFTTRAGTVVEEGTVVSVDGSAGAVYLGGVPLVASAFMRYLETGEQADGIVAAGARALRHADAVRRLEVRANADTPEDAARARRFGAQGIGLCRTEHMFLGERRKLVEEMILARTDAQRARALGALLPLQRRDFVGILEAMDGLPVTIRLLDPPLHEFLPDRTELAVRVATADARGEPPTAHDTELLAAVDRMHEENPMLGLRGVRLGLVVPGLVAMQVRAIAEAVVQRVRAGGAPHAEIMVPLVGAVEELRLAREEVEQVLARIGEETGVPVRCPVGTMIELPRAALTAGRIAEEAEFFSFGTNDLTQTAWGFSRDDVEAEFFAAYLDKGVFTASPFETIDRDGVGRLVRIAVDEGRAARPGLTIGVCGEHGGDPESVHFFHAAGLDYVSCSPFRVPVARLEAGRATLTGTDVSDSR, encoded by the coding sequence ATGGTCCGTTACGTGTACGACTTCGCGGAGGGCGGCCGTGACATGGCCGACCTGCTCGGCGGCAAGGGAGCGAACCTGGCCGAGATGACCCGGCTGGGTCTCCCGGTCCCGCCCGGCTTCACCGTCACCACCGAGGCCTGCCGGGCCTTCCTGGCCACCGGTGCGGAACCGGAGGGGATGACGGCGGAGATCTCCCGGCATCTCACGGCGGTGGAGCGGGCCGCCGGACGGTCCCTGGGGCAGCGGGACGACCCGCTGCTGCTGTCGGTCCGCTCGGGAGCGCGCTTCTCCATGCCCGGCATGATGGAGACGGTCCTGGACATCGGCCTGAACGACGAATCCGTCCAGGGGCTCGCCAAGACGTCCGGGAACGAGCGGTTCGCCTGGGACTCCTACCGCCGGCTCGTCCAGATGTTCGGCAGCACGGTCATGGGGGTCGACACGGCCCTGTTCGAAGGGACCATCACCCTGCTCAAGGAGGCCCGGGAGGTCCAGGACGACGTGCAGCTCGACGCGGGCGACCTCGCCTGGCTCGTGGAGACCTACAAGTCCCTGATCCGCGACGAGACCGGACAGGACTTCCCCCAGTCCCCGGCCGAGCAACTGCGTCTCGCCGTCCTCGCGGTCTTCCGCTCCTGGAACGGCGAGCGCGCCCGCCTGTACCGCAAGCGCGAGCACATCCCCGAGGATCTCGGCACCGCGGTCACCGTGCAGCGCATGGTCTTCGGCAATCTCGGCGCCGATTCCGGCAGCGGTGTCGCCTTCACGCGGGACCCCGCCACCGGGCGCCCCGGGCTCTACGGCGACTACCTGTCCAACGCCCAGGGCGAGGACGTCGTGGCCGGTATCCGCAACACCGTCCCGCTGACGGACCTGGAGCGGCTGGACCCGGAATCGTACCGACGCCTGTGCGACCACATGGGCACCCTGGAGCGGCACTACCGCGACCTGTGCGACATCGAGTTCACCATCGAGCGCGGCACCCTGTGGATGCTCCAGACCCGGGTCGGCAAGCGCACCGCCGAGGCCGCGTTCGCCATCGCCGCCGAGTTGGCCGAGGAGGGGCTCATCACGCCGGACGAGGCGCTCGCCCGGGTGAGCGGGGACGGGCTCGCCCGGCTGATGTTCCCGCGCTTCGACACCGCCGCGACCGGTGACGCCCTCGCCCACGGCATCCCGGCCTCGCCCGGGGCCGCGGTCGGCGCGGCGGTCTTCGACTCGGCCGAGGCCGTACGCCGGGCCGCCGCCGGCGAGAAGGTGGTCCTCGTGCGCCAGGAGACCACCCCCGACGACCTGCCCGGCATGCTGGCGGCCCAGGCGGTGCTGACCAGCCGGGGCGGCAAGACCAGCCACGCGGCCGTGGTGGCCCGCGGCATGGGCAAGGTCTGTGTGTGCGGCGCCGAGGAACTCACCGTGAACACCGACGCCCGGCGCTTCACCACGCGTGCGGGCACCGTCGTCGAGGAGGGCACCGTCGTCTCGGTCGACGGCTCGGCCGGCGCCGTGTACCTGGGTGGCGTTCCGTTGGTGGCCTCGGCGTTCATGCGCTACCTGGAGACCGGCGAGCAGGCGGACGGGATCGTCGCGGCCGGCGCCCGGGCCCTGCGACACGCCGACGCCGTACGACGGCTGGAGGTACGCGCCAACGCCGACACGCCCGAGGACGCGGCCCGCGCCCGGCGGTTCGGCGCGCAGGGCATCGGGCTGTGCCGCACCGAGCACATGTTCCTCGGCGAGCGGCGCAAGCTGGTCGAGGAGATGATCCTGGCCCGCACCGACGCCCAGCGCGCGCGGGCACTCGGGGCTCTGCTGCCCCTGCAACGACGCGACTTCGTCGGCATCCTGGAGGCGATGGACGGCCTGCCGGTCACCATTCGTCTGCTGGACCCGCCGCTGCACGAGTTCCTGCCCGACCGCACCGAACTCGCCGTCCGAGTCGCCACCGCCGATGCCCGGGGTGAGCCGCCGACCGCGCACGACACCGAGCTGCTGGCGGCGGTCGACCGCATGCACGAGGAGAACCCGATGCTCGGCCTGCGGGGCGTGCGCCTCGGGCTGGTGGTTCCCGGGCTGGTCGCCATGCAGGTGAGGGCGATCGCCGAGGCGGTGGTGCAGCGCGTACGGGCCGGTGGCGCACCGCACGCGGAGATCATGGTTCCGCTGGTCGGCGCGGTCGAGGAGCTACGGCTCGCCCGCGAGGAGGTGGAGCAGGTGCTGGCCAGGATCGGGGAGGAGACCGGTGTACCCGTGCGGTGCCCCGTCGGCACGATGATCGAACTGCCGAGGGCCGCGCTCACCGCGGGCCGGATCGCCGAGGAGGCGGAGTTCTTCTCCTTCGGCACCAACGACCTCACCCAGACGGCGTGGGGCTTCTCCCGCGACGACGTCGAGGCGGAGTTCTTCGCCGCCTACCTCGACAAGGGCGTGTTCACCGCCTCGCCGTTCGAGACGATCGACCGCGACGGGGTGGGACGACTGGTCCGGATCGCGGTCGACGAGGGCCGCGCCGCCCGCCCCGGCCTGACGATCGGGGTGTGCGGCGAGCACGGCGGCGACCCGGAGTCGGTGCACTTCTTCCACGCGGCCGGGCTCGACTACGTCTCCTGCTCCCCCTTCCGCGTCCCCGTGGCCCGCCTGGAGGCCGGCCGGGCCACCCTGACCGGGACGGATGTCAGCGACAGCCGGTGA
- the adhP gene encoding alcohol dehydrogenase AdhP: MKAAVVRAFGEPLVIEDRPDPEPGPGQVRVRVEASGLCHTDIHAAHGDWPVKPNPPFVPGHEGVGLVEKLGDGVTHLRPGQRVAVPWLGRACGRCEHCLSGWETLCEQQINTGYGCDGGYAEKMLAWADFAQPVPDGVTAVDAAPLTCAGVTTYKALKVADVRPSQLVAISGIGGLGHLAVQYAKIAGATVAAIDVTDEKLQLAAELGADILIDARKEDVGEVLKRHGGAHAAIALAVNDAAFAAVNTGLRRGGKLVMVALPAHGTVQVPIFDTVLNGTSVIGSIVGTRQDLAEVFQLHAAGRTRVICETRPLASVNDSIDEVLRGQVKARIVFDLGAGR, from the coding sequence ATGAAGGCAGCGGTCGTCCGAGCCTTCGGCGAGCCCCTGGTCATCGAGGACCGCCCCGACCCCGAGCCCGGCCCCGGCCAGGTCCGCGTCCGTGTCGAGGCGTCCGGACTGTGCCACACCGACATCCACGCCGCCCACGGCGACTGGCCCGTCAAGCCGAACCCGCCGTTCGTCCCCGGCCACGAGGGCGTCGGCCTGGTCGAAAAGCTCGGCGACGGGGTCACCCACCTCCGCCCGGGCCAGCGTGTCGCCGTGCCCTGGCTGGGCCGGGCCTGCGGGCGGTGCGAGCACTGCCTGTCCGGCTGGGAGACGCTGTGCGAGCAGCAGATCAACACCGGCTACGGCTGCGACGGCGGGTACGCCGAGAAGATGCTGGCCTGGGCCGACTTCGCCCAGCCGGTGCCGGACGGCGTCACCGCCGTCGACGCGGCACCGCTCACCTGCGCCGGCGTGACCACGTACAAGGCGCTCAAGGTCGCCGACGTACGGCCCTCGCAACTGGTCGCGATCTCCGGGATCGGAGGCCTCGGCCACCTCGCCGTGCAGTACGCCAAGATCGCCGGAGCGACCGTCGCCGCGATCGACGTCACCGACGAGAAGCTCCAACTGGCCGCCGAACTCGGTGCCGACATCCTCATCGACGCCCGCAAGGAGGACGTCGGCGAGGTGCTCAAGCGGCACGGCGGCGCCCACGCGGCCATCGCCCTCGCCGTGAACGACGCCGCCTTCGCGGCCGTCAACACGGGCCTCAGGCGTGGCGGCAAACTCGTCATGGTCGCCCTGCCCGCCCACGGCACCGTCCAGGTCCCGATCTTCGACACCGTCCTGAACGGCACGAGTGTGATCGGCTCGATCGTGGGCACCCGGCAGGACCTCGCCGAGGTCTTCCAGCTGCACGCGGCCGGCCGGACCAGGGTCATCTGCGAGACCCGCCCGCTGGCCTCCGTCAACGACTCCATCGACGAGGTGCTGCGCGGCCAGGTCAAGGCCCGGATCGTGTTCGACCTCGGTGCGGGACGGTGA